The Eupeodes corollae chromosome X, idEupCoro1.1, whole genome shotgun sequence DNA window ACATTAATGGTTTGTCCAGCATCGGGTCCATCTTGTACTGTTACTGTTGCAGATGAAGTACAGTAATGCTCTTCtagcattttttgtattttacataCTGTAGTAAATAAATCACTTATTTCATCAGGATTGAGATCTTTTAATCGAGGAGCCTGACGCTTTGTTGATACTAAAacatctaaaaacaaaataaacaaagaaatataaatttttccgTTTTAAACACAGAATATCAAATTAATTGTTCAATAATAGATTCTCTGctaactgtattttttttaaattatgcgaCGCCGAAACTTTAATAAAGCCATAATTATTCTTAATGTGTCGCTTGTTGCCACTTGCAGCAACATTTTCGACTGAGCATTAACGGAAATACATATGATGAACATGCATTACGACATCAGTCGTAAGAAATCTCTTAAGTTGGTCGATTATGAAAACCATAATCATCGCGCAATTGGTGGACTTTGAATCAACAGTTTtgtatcaaaagtttttgaaagcgTTTTTCTTTGTTAAGCAGTCCACTATTATAAATGgcaaacatttaaataacattaaaacGCATCGAACGACAGTCATTACTTAATACTAATAAGGCAGATGCAGATGTCAAACGCAAGCGCCATTAACTTAAAACCACGAAATGTAGCAAAAAAAGAGAAATCACTATTTAGTACATTGAACGTGCTCACTTTAGAATAGATTTGGACAATCAATACTAGAGCCTAAGTTTTCAATGTGTTTATAAAATAGCTTCATCAATACCTTGATTACTtatgtatttcaaattaaacaaaaaaaaaagacatttgtgGCAAATTAACGTTTGGGATTAGCTAAAATTtcgatgaattttttgaagtgCACGGATTGATTTCTCCTTTGAATCGAATAAAATACTTTGTTAGCTTAGTTGGCAGAGAATCTTCTACATTTGGTTGAGTATTAGAATTCAAATACGGCAGCAAATTCACTTTCATTACAACTTAGGTTAAACAATTAGTAATCTTAATTTTGTACTGCTTACGTCCTTTCACAACACAGCGCAAATTCGTAAATGCATAACAGTATTTACTCTCAAAAAAGATAGTCGATTTTGGAATAATTTGCGGACCGAATGGTCGATCGATGTTTTCCAATTCAACACTTCCTATTGCAGTCAAAGTGTAGACATcgtttcgacgatgttcaaagCATGGCATATTCTTTcgaactttatttaacttttcgATGTCTATTCGGGCGGTAATTACATCTAATTCTTTTTTCTCACTGCACGCAATAATCTCCCCCCAAGGATCAacaatctttgaaaaaaatcaaaattttaattggtgTATCAATGACAAGACCGCACCTTACGAAACTGCAAAACATATGACACAaatacattgtttttgtttttaatttgtattgttttattttaccttCAGTTTATTGTACACAACGAATAAGATATTGCACATAGCAACAcgcattcaaatttaaaaaaagttgtattatattttacttttcgaGATTTTCAATATAAGAgtgggtcaaaattctgtttttcataattttgtattatcagAATTCtgtatacttttttaaacactGTAATCTTAAAATACTTTCTAATAAAATGCTATATGGACGTAACAGTGAATTTCATAATATTGTGTCTCTGAATATCTGAACACAAAATACTGTATCCTTACAAAGTGTGCCTTTTGATAGTTTATTTTCGTCAGAAAttgattttatgcatttttttttcaaaaaccagcACAAATATATTATCAGAATACAATAAAAAGGCATATATGAGGTATTAAATACTATGGCGTTGCTGTGGATAACCTTTTTTGTCATATTTCATTGTTGTAAACTATTTAATGGGAACTGTAGGAGAACATCAGACATGGACATATGTGCCATTTGTAAAGAAACATTGCTACCTTAATTACTGCTTTTTTCCACCGTTACTCCTTATAACAATTGAATTATCATTTACGAACGAAGACGCAAACGTTAAAGCTAGTATACAAATTTACTAGTTTTGTATTTGAACACAGttaatcaacatttttgtgCATTGATGTTAAGCAAGaatcaataaaaaagatttaaatttaaaatgtattattatttttattcaagtttgtaaaaaatgagtGTATCACaaagtttttagtaaataaCATAACACTTGAATTATAAATACTTATGCGgaagttttcaaaatcaaccGAAATGTggaacattgaaaaaaaatgaattcgttttttaaaattcgatttcCAAAACTTAATTCGTAAACAGTACTTCGAAGCTCAAAAAAACCTATGTACCTGCATAGTAAGCAACTGAAAATAGATACTACGAATTTAGCAATGTGGTAACTTTGGAATTCTATTATGCTTAATTTTCCTACATAGGATTTTAAGTTTTCACAGTTTTATCACAACCCTGCTTTGTTATATTTTCTATATGAAATTTGATGAAGTTtgctttttaaatgaaattacgaggggcgttcaatatattatcggtatcggggtgaagctgtggtttaatatataaattgacttatttatcaagtaatactattattttagtgcattcgtgcaaaatttcatataaatgtgaaTATTAATAATTCACGTTTTATCTCTAGATGAAAATTGAGCATCACGCTGTAACTAAATTTCTCACTAAGCAAGGAAAAGGTCAAATGTTGCCTCTTTACCAGGGTTCCGCACCTTCATtatcaactgtgcaaaagtggtcaagtgAGTTTAAGAGAGACAGACAGAGCATTGAAGAAGACCGTCTCTACGGCGCCCCGGCTACTGCTTGTATGGGAGAGAAcatcaaagaagtcgaaaaacttgttcttGAGGATGCCCGATTAAAGGTGAAAATAATGGCAGAGATTACCAAGCTTTGAACTAATAGCATTCGCACCATTCTTTATGATCGCGCAACGCTCCGTAGCGACTACGGAGAACGTAAAAAAAGACTCGATAAggataatttctaaaaatatttagttttaaaaattctgacataAAAGtgtacagcattttgaaatacagaattttgaccaacCAAAATTATATTCCAGTAATATAACCAAAGCAATATTTGGACTCGAACCAACAAAAGATTTGTTCCTGTATTGATGCAATGCGATGCAAGAAAGAAGAATGCCATATTTAAATTGAGGTCATGCAGTTCCGTTAAAGTGCATAGTCATATggttaattcttattttttcacTGACTTACCATTGCATTTCCGTAGCTTTGCCTTTTAGGATTATGGAATCCTATTTGTGCTGGTGCCACAACATAACACTGATTCTCAATAGCTCTAGCTCTCAACAATACTTCCCAGTGAGCTTGTCCAGTTGCAAATGCAAATGCCGAGGGGTATGAAAGAATTTCAGCACCTAGCTTTCGTAATTCAATGGATGGTTCAGCAAAACGAACGTCATAGCACTTGGTAAGAACAAAATAATCGATAAAATagtaataaatgttattttttttggacttaCAATCTGCATTCCTAATTTACCAATAGGCGTTTCAATTGGCTGGATTATTCTTTGTCCTTTGGAAACAACATCAGATTCGCGGAAACGGAATGTTGGTGTTTCAACATCAAATAAATGTAACTTCTGATAGGATTTCACAATTTCACCATTTGAGTTGATTATCACATGAGTGTTGTAGATTTTATCGGTTTTTTTGCCAGCctgaaatatttacataaatttataaatataaagaagTAATTTATGTAAGAAATTATTGTACAGGGGACCAAATTTAGATTTCGTGGTGCTATTTGAGATATAGGTATTTATTAAtggtaacaaaatttaaaatgaacaacaaaatatcCTTAAAGCACCAAAAACATTccaaacatttgaaaattcgAATGGTTCTGAGTTCAtgaagtttgtttatatttattattattgttttataatttaacgTGACGaggcaaaacaaattttctgttttcaatCGTATCgtctcttttttattctttttttcaataagtatGATAGATCAtttattttggaatatttttcaaaatatttataaaacaatttgttttgtctACAGGTAAGAAATGTTTACAAGATGGCACTCTctgaaaatattgcaaaaatgaAGAGAAAACGCTTCATGGGcgagtaaaattttaaataatatattaagaCATGTTTTAAAAGTGGTGTGAGTAATACATTTAGACATGTTTTAAAAGTGATTTgagttaatttcatttaaatgttgccacttttttatatgaaaaatcagaaggaaaatGGTATTGAAGCACGTCCATACTCTACTACAGTAGCCACAGCAATAGTTTCTACTTCCTTTGATATCTTGAGGCATCAATTACTCTTCTTGTATTAAAagcttttgaataaaaattcaaaatcgaaCGAGTTAAAAGGTGTCCCgatttctgcatttttcaaaactttgacatgGAAAAGTAAAAGGGGAATTTATTCTGGCATTGTACATATAACAATAGTTTATACCTCTTTGGATTCCTTAAGGTATCTTTTGTAAGCTttcatttacaatttaaaaatctgtatatagaacaatatttttgaggcACACACAAATTGAGGAAACACAAACGTTTACTTCACTTTTTTGACCTAAGATCTTTTGAACTTACGCCAAATACTTGGCCAGTTGGTTGATCTTCgagaaaaatgaaatacaaaaataaatttctgtgTCAAATAACCAGgatgtaatattttattattttttcatttgtctGTAAGATTTAAATCTAGCATAATGTATTTTTTCGCTCCTTATAGTTACAGAAATATTtactcaactttttttaatcgAAAGCAGCTTGTTTTATGAAGTTATTCCAAAAGTTCTTAGTACCTTAATCATGCTTTTGACACATCTTTTAGCTGTCTGACCAAAGAGTTGGCGATTTTTTTATAGCATGATgtccttatttttattcttgCAACTTGGTTTTACTGCAAGCAAAATTTAGTGTAGAAGGAGCATCAAACCAGTTGGTCTTTATACAGGGTTATTAGCATAAGATGCACCAAAAGGCTAGAGCAAGTTGGTTGggttcataaaagaaaaaaatcgtattggAGAGGTTTTATTTCCAACTTCCAATTTCCAATTTAGGCGGCAAgggcatttttctaaaaaacaactGTAACACATACAAAATCCTGCTATAGCATTTGAAAAAACtaggattttttaataaagttgtttgagttaatagtttttgaaaaattaatttttcaactcaaaaaatataaaaaaaataattttccattaattaataaataatgaaaacaaaaataagttgtatTAACTAAATTCCATCTCTTTTATTGAGGTATATGTTTAACTAACCAAAATTTACCAGATGACCTTTTTGTCCAGCACTTTGTGTTTAAAAAGGCAATTATGgctttttgcaaaaatttaatagtGGGGGCATTACATTCTTTGTAAtctcttttttaataaagagtcaaggctgggatgcgaaacTGGGCAttgatttgaaatattaaatatgagCAAATATTTATCGGTAATACGCTTTTATCTCTTAGTcgcatttttatatttcatttgtaaatagaatcatttattgttttcttcagtacaaaaacacatacaaaagtTAATGATAAGTAAATAAGCAAATGAAACAAAGAACATGCAGTCAATATGAAGGCGTGGTAGATTATTGATACAAAATCAGACTGTCTTGCATTTTGTCAATTAATTAAAGGAGTTGAATAGGCTATATTGGATAGATGGATATTTAGATACTTTATTGAACTATATGATAAAATTAAGTGGTGTTTAGAACCTGAAGCACACTTAACTATATCATATTGCTGAATACAAAGGTCACTAAAATAATCAATTATTGCCCTATTGAACTATAGCTGTTCAGAAAAAGGAGACACATTTGGACTTTGATAATTGAACGGATTTCAagcaaaaaacatacaaatttgtgTGTTAATTTTCGGGTTGCTTTAATCCCACGTATACCagaaattctttttgtttaacaaaaaggtatttagataccctatctgtctgagactTAACGCAcctaattattaacaaaaaatataatttagctCTTAAGTTGTATAATCGCTCAAGCTGTCAAAAACTGTTGTTGattcattttaaagaattacAAGGTTTTTGGATCtctacacaaaataaatatttatttatccaAAGGTTTACACCTTAATGCGAGAAGTACTATAGAATAATAAGTTgcaatatttagtaaaaatcaGAAGCGTTCAAATGCATCTACGAATGACTTCAATCcaacttaccgaatccataATCGATGCATGAATGCCGCCAAGTGACAACCACATATTGTTCTCCTTAGCGATTTCTGCAAACGCCGATACGGACGTGGTAAGCGGCTCTGATAATGCAATGGTCTCTTGCCGGTTTTCGCCAACAAAATCGCAACATTCTGGTAAGAACAGAATCTATATAAACGTTCCGATTTGAATATGAACCCAGTTTGCAatggacaaaaaataaaacctacctTAACGTCCAAGCTTTTAGCCTTTTCAACAAGCTGCCTTACtttgtcaaaatttgcattctTATCATTTGTTGCACACATTTGCGATACACCAAAAACGTTTTTGGATATTTCAGTTGATAGCAATTTAGCCGACATAGTTCTTCGAAGAATTACGTCTAAGTGATTTATACGAAAAATATAGTTATGAAGAATTAAACTGTAAAAGTCatagttattttaaattattttatttaccttGGCGTGATGATAGTCGGGTGATTTTTCTTGTAAATAGGCGAACAAACATTGAAAGTTTGAGGATGAAGGAACTAGTTGTATTTAACTTTAAGCAGTACTCAGTTTGATTCTAGTCGAGTCGCATAATACAaattatcaaatcaaaacatcaacaaataaaactaaaatgagTACAAATTCAAATGTGGTGCGTTCTTTTTGAAGTAGTTTGTTTGATATGTCAAGTAAATCTTTGTGTTATCGATATGTAATATTTGTTATCGATTGTttgaaaaacacatattttatatttacttagGGCATGCAACCACCAGAACCAGAACGCTCATCATCCTTGATTGCAtttaaagtagtattcacatgagcgcgactaacgaacgacgaatgaattacaaaatgtgagtttatatacgtttgaagacatatttggacacaaattcttaataaaacgatagcaatttagtgtctatttgatttatgatacatacttttgaataacgtatattaataaatttaagaaaacaaatttattcgtcgcgaaaaaaattatagttgatacgaactatcaaactttattcgcgttccacattatccacacttgcaacaaataaaataatcgcgcgtacttaacctaaacaaTTCATTCTTGATTTTGTTTCAGaggtgaatggtgtttggctgtggctccttgttaaacttcattcgcgacgaattaaaatctctcatgtgaaagaaatgtcaaaatcgacgaatattcgttcattcgttagTCGTTGGTAGTGCTCATGTGAATTGTGCTTTAGCTAGCAGCAATAAAGGTCCGGTTGTAGCTATCAGTAAAAATCAtcagagaaaattaaaatgagaGGAATCTGAATTTTGTACTGATGAGAGTTTATAGCAATCAGCAAATGTACGTCATTGAATTATATGTATCAAGTTACCTGAAGTACAGTCAAATatgcattcaaaaaatttaagtattgaCTTCAATGAGTGCTCTAATTGGTCCCtaagaagttattaaaaatcaatggtTGGGCGGGTAGTTAGCAGCACATAGTaacaaaattgaactttttgatGCTAATCAAACGggaatgcattttttaaatttagataacCGTTCCTgccattactcgcacacaggaatggtttaaagttgtaagtcgctaggccctggttctctacgaacTGTTGcgtattttatgtatttatttaaaagaattgacAGTTCCGTAACTATGTACGCATATACATATGTTTCTTATAAGGTTTCCCATGGACAgagtaaatcaatttattttttgatctagatctgtcaaaacagaaaattttcctgtttttgcattccataGGGTAAATtaaactgatttattttttatttaggatCAAATCTGCAAATCTGGATTTTCGGTGGTCTTACCCCTCTTTGCATTAGTACtaatacaattataaaaatatattttactggAAATATGACTACTCTACCACACACGTTAACAAATACACGAAATTGCACTTAAATGCACTTATACATAAAAGGATATCCcaaaaaattcatattatataatttttcaggattttggttttttgagaTTGTGGAATTTCATTATCctaatatgtatatattaataaaaaaaacttaaatgttttgtaatttttcataaGGTTGTAATTGATTCCAATAATCCAAGAAAATCGATACTCACTGTTGTTTCGCtttcgtttttatattcattGTGGAAATCTTAtttggtattatttttatatgaataaaaactGTATGCTTTTTGTAACGTACCCAAGAGAGACTGGCTGTGTTTTTTCTCCTAATTTAgctcaaagtatttttttattaaaatacaaactcATAATTTCATAAGATTCATTTTTGCAATCAAACAGTTTCGAAACAAAAATCACATGTGTTCCCCTTGCGTTAGAcacttcttattttatttttacaaagtttttaggTTGGAAAGTGCAtatatggctgaatcacatacaagcttcagcttcggcttcgcctgacgtttacgagttcagccataggaattcaatgcatgctatcacaatggagcttcgacctcacgtttcgtttgacaatcgtaagaaaaagaacgtaatgtgactccaaacggaagctctagttcaattatctgaacatttgctttgtctgacagctcatcagctgtaaaaaaatgtcaacaaacaaaatatttgctctttggagggatgaaataatagaaatgtcattcaaagcaacctcgaagcgggcctaacgtaacgcagacgaagccgaagctgaagcgtgtatgtgtttcagccaatAGTGGCAGAAATAGCGATGCCGTGTGGAGATCAATGGCAATGACCAATTAAATGCCTTGcgtttaaataaattgcttgttaaaaatggaaaattgatacaattgtcaaaatattagaagaaacaaaaataaagagtaGTTAACAAACAGcgcttgtttattatttttattaaaataaaaagttgttatgaaaaaatatcttaacaTTATAGGAAGCACAgtttattttcaagaataagTGATTTCTTAAATTGGGAAAGTTCaagttttcttgttattttttttacaactcaAATTCTGAACTAATGAGTCAAAAagacttgttaaaaaaatttggcGTTTCACCGCAGAATCCTCATTTGGACTCTTCTTAATAAACACATATCTTTTTCGACAGCTCAGTTCTCTGCTCTcagcttaaataaaaaaacgcctACTTTTATGCACAAAGGTATATCCTTGGGTATACAATCAGTAGTATTACCATTTTTCAACGTTCGCCGTTGCCTCAAGGTGGCGTCATAAGTCTTATATATCAAAGctaagtaaaaaaaactgcaagagCTAATGCCaccgtagccactaggtgccgCTCTTATAAGAACTTATTAGAAAGATAAATACAATATGATGAATTCTAATGCtaatagtttttccaaaaaataataacgcaTTTATagctacatttattttttaaataattttaaagaatttgaatGATGActacaaaattcaaacaaaattccacGAATCAATGAACGGATAAGAAAATTAATCAAgtattagatttaaaaatgtatagttcAAAATTGGATTTGCATGTTTTTGCATCTACATAATGCATAAATGTAGAGGGAGGCAAATTTAGATGTCAAATACCTAAAGTGAATGTGAACACCATTGACATACTTTACTTTGttactattttattatattatattattttattgaaaaattttgacagttcgtgcAAAATGAAGCAGAAGCAGGCTGTGCGCTGTGACTGTGagtattaaatgtaaatgttacacaatttttccgcataTCCCTCTTTGCACTAGTGTTTTGTCCGTacttcctataaaatactaTATCTCTTTTACACTATAGTGTTGCTCACTaatgtaagaaaaatattgcattcagtTGTTAAATCTCACggtcaaaattaactttaaatgaaattcttcaaaaagatgcaacaaaacataaaaaacaaacatttaaaaataagaagaaatgtGAACGAATATGCTATAATAAAGATTATCATGTTTGTCTTCAATATAATCAACCTTCAATATTTCAAGTCTAAAAATTAAGCGTtttaatacataatacataaaagaatttgatatttgtttgtattatatagtgtcaaaattagttaaagaattttcatttatttgtccAAAATGTACGAATTTTGTAACGTCCTAACCGTTCGGAAAATGTCAAACTCTTTCATAACATACATTATTTCATGCGAAGCATAACGTTATGTATATACAATTTTCGTTCCAATTTTCCCCGACAACAGAATACTGAGCAAATTTATTCTAAACGCAAATTATAAAATGCAAGGAAAGaactgcagttttttttatttcctgacTTTAATTGAGATTacttttaaaggaaaaaaagaaattcctagacaattttacatttttcttacaaattgtcaaatatcaaattgaagcGTTGGTATAAGTAAAATAGTTATCGGGGTCTTTAGTTAAagaatgcttttaaaaaattattaaaatacttcTGGCAGAAGGCTAAAAGTAAAATGTCtgattttttattcttaactcATGTTACTCTTATTTTAACCTCAATCCATTGCCATTTTCGAACGCTTATCAAATATTTACCAAATGAGAAACAACTGATGTAGTTATATTATATCATTTTGCCACAAGCAATAAATATTATTGGCTTGACTATTATTATAATGTTAACAAAGTCTCATTCAGCAAGTCTTTGTATCTATCCTGATCTCGAGAGATATGGACTTGATTTAGCTATAATTTATAGGAAAATGTGTTATATGGGTAGGTATACGAATTTATGCAACGTTACATAGGGCAAATCCTATTAAATAACGGTGAAACAGATAACGTTTAAAAAACACTAATATTGAAAGCCTTGACTTATATACACATATTTCTTATTCAAAAGCATAACAAAATCAACTCttgtaaatattcaaattgtATCCTAAAAGTATATACTGAATTTGTTCACCTTTCACAAAATAATTCAGTTCTGGCAGcacttaaaaaatacattttttcaaaaagaacagGTTTAGTGAAATAAAACAGATCTTGACGTATTAATTCCTTTCATCTCTTTCTACACCATTCAACGAGTAGTTAGACAAATCAAAAATCGAATTCAATTATATATCTATATTCCTCAAACATTTA harbors:
- the LOC129953348 gene encoding nitrilase and fragile histidine triad fusion protein NitFhit, whose translation is MFVRLFTRKITRLSSRQDVILRRTMSAKLLSTEISKNVFGVSQMCATNDKNANFDKVRQLVEKAKSLDVKILFLPECCDFVGENRQETIALSEPLTTSVSAFAEIAKENNMWLSLGGIHASIMDSAGKKTDKIYNTHVIINSNGEIVKSYQKLHLFDVETPTFRFRESDVVSKGQRIIQPIETPIGKLGMQICYDVRFAEPSIELRKLGAEILSYPSAFAFATGQAHWEVLLRARAIENQCYVVAPAQIGFHNPKRQSYGNAMIVDPWGEIIACSEKKELDVITARIDIEKLNKVRKNMPCFEHRRNDVYTLTAIGSVELENIDRPFGPQIIPKSTIFFESKYCYAFTNLRCVVKGHVLVSTKRQAPRLKDLNPDEISDLFTTVCKIQKMLEEHYCTSSATVTVQDGPDAGQTINHVHFHVMPRRPGDFGHNDQIYTQLEKIFESENRDINEMIAEAEIYRNIIANSQM